One genomic region from Halobacteriovorax sp. HLS encodes:
- a CDS encoding ABC transporter ATP-binding protein yields the protein MEESALEISHIQKNFPGTMALDDISFTVSKGSIHGFLGPNGAGKSTTMKIITGILQPCSGELTINSERSIGFLPENPPLYKNMDVRSYLDFVKSIYKSAISVDSVLEKCGLLQVSSRLIRNLSKGYQQRVGIAQALVVDPEIIILDEPTVGLDPHAIKEIRELILSLKNDHTILFSTHQLYEASNLCDEVTIIHKGRILKTGKIEDVKKDLVTGQVIKVELDSVLTDEDHKELMSSFEISSIEYSGAFVIIYTKNDEDIRGKLNKFLMDKNYNVNSLSNVEIDLEQIFERVTGSTDA from the coding sequence ATGGAAGAAAGCGCCCTTGAAATTTCGCATATTCAAAAGAATTTTCCAGGTACAATGGCCTTGGACGATATAAGCTTTACTGTGTCTAAAGGTAGTATTCATGGTTTCCTTGGTCCAAACGGAGCAGGAAAATCTACTACAATGAAGATCATTACAGGTATTTTGCAACCCTGTTCTGGGGAGCTGACTATTAACTCCGAAAGATCAATTGGCTTCTTACCTGAAAATCCACCTCTTTATAAGAATATGGATGTAAGGAGCTATTTAGATTTTGTTAAATCTATTTATAAATCAGCAATTAGTGTTGATTCAGTTTTAGAGAAATGTGGACTGCTTCAAGTGAGTTCACGTTTAATTAGAAATCTATCGAAGGGATATCAGCAAAGAGTCGGTATTGCTCAGGCCTTAGTTGTTGATCCTGAAATCATTATTTTAGATGAGCCTACTGTTGGGCTTGATCCCCATGCGATTAAGGAAATTCGAGAATTGATCCTCTCTCTTAAGAATGATCATACAATTCTCTTTTCTACTCATCAACTTTATGAAGCGAGTAATCTCTGTGATGAGGTGACAATTATTCATAAGGGAAGAATCCTTAAAACTGGAAAAATTGAAGATGTGAAAAAAGACCTTGTAACAGGACAGGTTATTAAAGTCGAACTAGATTCGGTCTTAACAGATGAAGACCATAAAGAGCTTATGTCTTCATTTGAAATTTCCTCCATCGAGTATAGCGGTGCTTTTGTAATTATTTACACAAAGAATGATGAAGATATTAGAGGAAAGCTTAATAAATTTTTAATGGACAAGAATTATAATGTGAATTCTTTATCAAATGTCGAAATAGATTTAGAACAAATTTTTGAAAGAGTTACAGGATCAACAGATGCTTAG
- a CDS encoding ABC transporter permease, which yields MKELQDQQMLSIFKREFKESLSSPLFYILCAIFSAIVGWIFYNYILASKEHTGASLTQNVLIPLFNIISFLFMILTPMLTMNTFCEENKSGTLDLLLRSKVSIWKIIIGKFLSNLTMISIMLGLSFICPIVLMFSGYSDWGVVFSAYLGLLLNISCFVVVGMFASSLSENQIVSAFISFAILISILLLNLSANSTNNFIVGQIFSYMNNSFHFSFMVKGDLRSYSFVYFFSFIGLFMLFINKSLDSRRW from the coding sequence TTGAAAGAGTTACAGGATCAACAGATGCTTAGTATTTTTAAAAGAGAGTTCAAAGAGTCTCTATCATCTCCATTGTTTTATATTTTATGCGCAATCTTTAGCGCAATCGTAGGATGGATTTTTTATAATTATATACTTGCTTCTAAAGAACATACGGGAGCTTCTCTAACTCAAAATGTATTAATTCCTTTATTTAATATTATTAGTTTCTTGTTTATGATTTTAACTCCAATGTTAACCATGAATACTTTTTGTGAGGAAAATAAGTCTGGAACTCTTGATTTGCTGTTAAGGTCTAAAGTCTCTATATGGAAAATAATTATAGGAAAATTTCTTTCTAATCTAACGATGATTTCAATTATGTTGGGACTTTCTTTTATTTGCCCAATAGTATTGATGTTCTCCGGCTATAGTGACTGGGGAGTCGTTTTTAGTGCCTACTTAGGACTATTGTTAAATATTAGCTGCTTTGTTGTTGTAGGAATGTTTGCTTCTTCTTTGAGTGAAAATCAAATAGTATCGGCGTTCATTAGTTTTGCTATACTCATATCGATCCTTCTATTAAATCTCTCTGCTAATTCAACGAATAACTTTATTGTGGGGCAAATCTTTAGCTATATGAATAATTCTTTTCATTTCTCTTTTATGGTTAAGGGAGATTTAAGAAGCTATAGTTTTGTTTATTTCTTTTCTTTCATTGGCCTCTTTATGCTCTTTATTAATAAGTCTCTTGACTCAAGGAGATGGTAA
- a CDS encoding Gldg family protein, whose protein sequence is MKGKLFNVLVGCNIVLYLTSLALWISIDDEVFLNSVVSLITCSLTLILVIIKRNRFSAYYKSAQFQKLSSSLLTCFLVFYILGLINYLFFKNPLQVDLSQKKFNSLRQQTVKVLDSLEGKIEVDVFAKKSDHANISALFKLYSVHKSDISVRYIDIDTRPDLVAESKITQVPTIIVTKGDRTARFTRVRELELTNALYRVGSAKESILCVDSSHSKFSWYSDDNIHHSALKRLLDKEGYRIEDYKLVSSDPLGICDALVLWGVEVDLEQREIEAIKKYRKSGGALLVAINPQFNGDSIPNFRKYLKEVGIKVHNLLAISPKSNVQGSKGTVPIAEDFDLRHPIFEGFTGYAFFPLATVLEFDKTKIDKGRTLIRSTPLSWGESNFLELDKKKFDKSKDIPGPLNFALAHEFDDSSRIVVFSNSSFVSNNFTKYGVHFSIVVNSISWLTRNNQLISFDRTTIKDEPIFISAPQLGIIFFFSVIIIPVILIILSIIIYRRRGRL, encoded by the coding sequence ATGAAGGGAAAGTTATTTAATGTACTTGTTGGCTGTAATATTGTTTTGTATCTAACTTCATTGGCCTTGTGGATATCAATTGACGACGAAGTCTTTCTTAATAGTGTTGTCTCGCTTATAACGTGTTCGCTCACATTAATTCTCGTGATCATCAAGAGAAATCGATTCTCGGCCTATTACAAGAGTGCACAGTTTCAAAAACTGAGTTCATCTTTATTAACTTGCTTCTTAGTTTTCTATATTCTTGGGCTAATAAACTATTTATTTTTTAAGAATCCTCTGCAAGTTGATCTTTCTCAGAAGAAGTTTAACTCTCTTAGGCAGCAGACTGTAAAAGTTTTAGATTCACTTGAAGGGAAAATAGAAGTTGATGTATTTGCAAAGAAAAGTGATCACGCTAATATCAGCGCTCTATTTAAACTCTATTCTGTTCACAAGAGTGACATCTCAGTTAGGTACATAGATATAGATACTAGACCAGACCTTGTTGCTGAGTCGAAAATTACTCAAGTTCCAACTATTATTGTAACAAAAGGTGATCGCACTGCTAGATTCACGAGAGTCAGAGAATTAGAGCTAACGAATGCTCTTTATCGTGTAGGATCGGCCAAAGAAAGTATTCTTTGTGTTGATAGTTCTCACTCAAAATTCAGTTGGTACTCTGACGATAATATTCATCATAGTGCCCTAAAAAGACTTTTAGATAAAGAAGGTTATAGGATTGAAGATTATAAATTAGTTTCTTCAGATCCTTTGGGGATTTGTGATGCACTTGTTCTTTGGGGCGTTGAGGTTGATTTAGAACAAAGAGAGATTGAAGCGATTAAGAAATATCGTAAATCTGGTGGAGCCTTACTAGTTGCAATTAATCCTCAGTTTAATGGGGATAGCATTCCAAACTTTAGAAAGTATTTGAAAGAAGTTGGAATAAAGGTTCATAATTTATTGGCCATCTCTCCGAAGTCTAATGTTCAAGGGTCAAAAGGAACTGTTCCGATAGCGGAGGACTTTGACCTAAGACATCCTATTTTTGAAGGTTTCACTGGTTATGCTTTCTTTCCTCTGGCAACAGTTTTAGAGTTTGATAAAACGAAAATTGATAAAGGTAGAACTTTAATTAGATCGACTCCTTTAAGTTGGGGAGAGTCTAATTTTCTAGAATTAGATAAGAAGAAATTTGATAAATCTAAAGATATTCCAGGCCCATTAAACTTTGCTCTAGCACATGAGTTTGATGATAGTTCTAGAATTGTTGTTTTCTCAAATAGCTCATTTGTATCGAATAACTTTACTAAATACGGAGTGCATTTCTCTATTGTTGTAAATTCAATTTCTTGGCTAACAAGGAATAATCAATTAATAAGCTTTGATAGAACAACAATTAAAGATGAGCCTATATTTATTAGTGCACCTCAATTAGGAATTATATTCTTTTTTAGTGTTATTATTATTCCTGTTATTCTAATTATACTATCCATCATTATTTATAGAAGAAGAGGTCGGCTGTAA
- a CDS encoding thymidine kinase: protein MTGSVEVVCGPMFSGKTEELIRRVRRAQIAKIKIQIFKPAIDDRYHESDVVSHSSQSVKAQPVSCAIDILKNLYDSTRIVAIDEVQFFDETIIKVVNKLSRRGIRVILAGLDQDYKGEPFGPMPHLMAVADEVTKVKAVCTSCGAPASKTHRKSASNSDQVLVGEADLYEARCTTHWDYQPEDEDLLAFSINVQSSSDTALENQI from the coding sequence ATGACAGGAAGTGTTGAAGTCGTTTGTGGCCCTATGTTTTCTGGTAAGACTGAAGAGTTAATCAGAAGAGTTAGAAGAGCGCAAATTGCAAAAATCAAGATTCAAATCTTTAAACCAGCTATAGATGATAGATATCACGAAAGTGATGTTGTGAGTCATTCTTCGCAATCAGTAAAGGCACAGCCGGTTTCTTGCGCTATTGATATTTTAAAAAATCTCTATGACTCTACGAGAATTGTAGCTATTGATGAAGTTCAATTCTTTGATGAAACCATCATTAAAGTTGTTAATAAGCTCTCAAGAAGAGGTATTAGAGTTATTCTTGCTGGATTAGACCAGGACTACAAGGGTGAGCCCTTTGGACCTATGCCACATCTTATGGCAGTAGCTGATGAAGTAACTAAGGTTAAGGCCGTGTGTACTTCTTGCGGTGCTCCGGCTTCTAAAACGCATAGAAAGTCTGCTTCTAACTCAGATCAAGTTCTTGTTGGAGAGGCCGATCTTTATGAAGCTAGATGTACAACACATTGGGATTATCAGCCAGAAGATGAAGATCTACTCGCTTTTTCAATCAATGTTCAATCTTCAAGCGATACTGCTCTAGAAAATCAAATATAA
- the hpt gene encoding hypoxanthine phosphoribosyltransferase — translation MSYPVLFSKEVIQKRVKELGEQISKDFHGEELVVIGVLKGSFIYCADLIRELNLPVHLEFMSVSSYEGTESTGNLRVNLDINVDVAGKNVLLVEDIVDTGLTISSLVESFKKKNPKTLKVSSLLYKPARLEHKVEIDYLAFEIEDHFVIGYGLDFNGRFRELPYVGIYNGEV, via the coding sequence ATGTCTTATCCTGTTCTATTTTCTAAAGAAGTTATTCAAAAGAGAGTTAAAGAGTTAGGTGAACAAATTTCAAAAGATTTTCATGGAGAAGAGCTTGTTGTTATTGGAGTTCTAAAGGGCTCATTTATTTATTGTGCCGATCTCATTCGAGAATTAAACCTTCCGGTTCATTTGGAATTTATGTCAGTTTCATCCTATGAAGGAACTGAATCAACTGGAAACCTTAGAGTTAATCTCGACATTAATGTTGATGTTGCAGGAAAGAACGTCCTTCTGGTTGAAGATATTGTTGATACTGGACTAACGATCTCATCATTAGTTGAGAGTTTTAAAAAGAAAAATCCGAAAACTTTAAAAGTAAGTTCTCTACTATATAAGCCTGCAAGACTTGAGCATAAAGTAGAAATTGACTACCTTGCCTTTGAAATAGAAGATCACTTTGTTATTGGATACGGACTAGATTTCAATGGCCGCTTTAGAGAGTTACCATATGTAGGAATATATAATGGCGAAGTATAG
- a CDS encoding calcium/sodium antiporter — translation MTLQVVLLVLAIVMLYFGAEFALESAEKIGLFLGMSPLVIGLLIVGFGTSLPEFFVSQLACFRGETPIALGNIVGSNIANLFLIMGLTGMAVPLYMAGKEIKVQLFFHIVLTAILSFILLQTKLFWWGSALLVGFFIVYLTHTFRGMAKERHLRNASEEETIHEITPIMFVKLLIGFVLLYLGGELLVSSGSKIGAALGISTYVISAVFVAFGTSFPELVTALLACVKKKNTDLITGNIIGSNIFNVAFVLGSLGFYDVAINKDYTLEISVLVFASVFLIGLSLIKRNFYRFSGIAFFGTYLFVVYNWVAK, via the coding sequence ATGACACTACAAGTAGTTTTATTAGTTTTAGCAATCGTAATGCTATATTTTGGAGCAGAGTTTGCTCTTGAATCAGCAGAGAAAATTGGTCTTTTCCTCGGAATGTCACCTCTTGTTATAGGATTACTCATTGTAGGGTTTGGTACGTCATTACCAGAGTTCTTTGTCTCCCAATTGGCGTGCTTTAGGGGTGAGACACCAATAGCACTGGGAAATATTGTAGGTTCTAATATAGCCAATCTCTTTTTAATAATGGGATTGACGGGGATGGCCGTACCTCTCTATATGGCCGGAAAAGAAATTAAGGTTCAGCTCTTTTTTCATATTGTTCTAACAGCAATTCTCTCTTTTATCTTATTGCAAACAAAACTATTTTGGTGGGGAAGTGCTCTTCTTGTAGGCTTCTTTATTGTGTATCTAACACATACCTTTAGGGGGATGGCCAAAGAGAGACATTTAAGAAATGCAAGTGAGGAAGAAACAATTCATGAAATCACTCCTATAATGTTTGTGAAGTTATTAATTGGCTTTGTTTTACTCTATCTAGGTGGAGAGCTCTTAGTTAGTTCTGGCTCTAAGATAGGTGCAGCATTAGGTATTTCTACATATGTTATATCTGCAGTTTTCGTGGCCTTTGGAACTTCATTTCCAGAGCTCGTAACAGCACTTCTAGCTTGTGTGAAAAAGAAGAATACAGACTTGATTACGGGAAATATCATTGGTTCAAATATTTTCAATGTTGCTTTTGTATTAGGTTCACTAGGCTTCTATGATGTGGCAATTAATAAAGACTACACGCTTGAGATTTCAGTACTTGTCTTTGCAAGTGTCTTTCTAATAGGTCTAAGTCTCATTAAGAGAAACTTCTATAGGTTCTCTGGGATTGCATTCTTTGGAACTTACTTATTCGTTGTTTATAACTGGGTAGCAAAATAA
- a CDS encoding glutathione peroxidase — MSIYDHKVIDNKGKEVSLSDYKDKVVLVVNTASKCGFTPQYAGLQELYTKYKEEGLEILAFPCNQFGGQEPGESEEIASFCDLQFNISFPLMEKIDVNGDGTHPFYEELKNSAPGLLGSKKIKWNFTKFLIGKNGQSITRFAPQTKPSELSSNIEDLLK, encoded by the coding sequence ATGTCCATTTATGATCACAAAGTTATAGATAATAAAGGTAAAGAAGTTTCATTATCGGACTATAAAGATAAGGTCGTTCTTGTTGTAAATACTGCTTCTAAATGTGGCTTTACACCTCAGTATGCAGGTCTTCAAGAGTTATATACAAAGTACAAAGAAGAGGGGCTTGAGATTCTTGCTTTCCCTTGTAACCAATTTGGGGGACAAGAGCCTGGCGAAAGTGAAGAAATCGCATCATTTTGCGACCTACAATTTAATATCTCTTTTCCATTAATGGAGAAGATAGATGTTAACGGAGATGGTACTCACCCATTCTACGAAGAGCTCAAAAATAGTGCTCCAGGACTACTTGGATCAAAGAAAATAAAGTGGAATTTCACGAAGTTTCTTATCGGAAAGAATGGCCAGTCAATCACAAGGTTTGCACCTCAAACAAAGCCAAGTGAACTAAGTTCAAATATTGAAGACCTACTAAAGTAG
- the smpB gene encoding SsrA-binding protein SmpB: MGIKIIAKNKRAHFDYALEDKIETGMVLVGTEVKSLRNGKVSIAESHITIDGNFEVWAHNINIPQYEFGNINNHDETRKRKLLLNAKETSKLFHKMRAQKLTLVPTMIYFKGSIVKLEIALGRGKKLHDKRADDQKKDVQRKLQKGIYE, from the coding sequence ATGGGTATTAAAATAATTGCAAAGAATAAGAGAGCTCATTTTGACTACGCTCTTGAAGATAAAATTGAAACTGGAATGGTTTTAGTTGGAACTGAAGTAAAGAGTCTTAGAAATGGAAAAGTTTCCATAGCTGAATCTCATATTACTATTGATGGTAACTTTGAAGTTTGGGCCCATAATATTAATATTCCTCAATACGAGTTTGGAAATATTAATAATCACGATGAAACAAGAAAGAGAAAACTCCTTCTAAATGCAAAAGAGACGTCTAAGCTCTTTCATAAAATGCGTGCACAAAAGCTTACTCTTGTACCAACAATGATATACTTTAAAGGATCAATCGTTAAATTAGAGATCGCTCTAGGAAGAGGGAAGAAACTCCATGATAAAAGAGCGGATGATCAGAAAAAAGATGTTCAACGAAAGCTACAAAAAGGTATCTACGAATAG
- a CDS encoding OmpP1/FadL family transporter, translating to MKLTSLFILLSLCLNTQANYFEFFGSHVTTSGIGNQANLDADDPANNYYIPALMALTEKFNFAASASMSSTNFESINGVVIMNDAYQDPALPEQTGSVGTDYDPQYNGTLHIALPLAKNLGTIALSVNTPVGSLMKVNSGDPTLPEYVMYRSRYSRSIFYFNYAKAFLNNTLAFSIGTQLGFQAAADVKTQVSIQSGFGSYGSAKSDIKPSLGVILSALYRPSANTQTYFAYQQEMKNNLEAAAFGKVSISTTTDYILDLNVKSMIYYDPHILRLGFGHQFSMFKFYGLLEYQMWGSYKSPIVQVIQRGGGIQPSNDYESLKTEDIFVPKLGLALNLTEELELDFGVIYRPTPIQGDFSGAGNTLDTNSTILTTAGLYNMNLFDFPIKLGASFQYHMLEELNVVKSANLESGGAGNKIGSPGYKVGGSVMVGSLGMNISF from the coding sequence ATGAAATTAACCTCACTGTTTATTCTCTTAAGCCTCTGTTTAAATACTCAGGCAAATTATTTTGAGTTCTTCGGCTCTCACGTAACAACATCAGGAATTGGAAATCAGGCCAATCTAGATGCTGATGATCCGGCCAATAATTATTATATTCCTGCTCTTATGGCCCTAACTGAAAAGTTTAACTTTGCCGCTAGTGCCTCAATGAGTAGTACTAACTTTGAGTCCATCAATGGCGTTGTTATCATGAACGATGCTTACCAAGACCCAGCTCTTCCTGAGCAGACAGGAAGCGTAGGAACGGACTACGACCCTCAATATAATGGAACTCTTCACATAGCACTTCCACTGGCAAAAAATTTAGGAACAATTGCCCTAAGTGTAAATACTCCTGTTGGTAGTCTTATGAAAGTAAACTCAGGAGACCCTACTCTTCCTGAATATGTAATGTACCGCTCTCGCTATAGCAGAAGTATATTCTACTTTAATTACGCTAAAGCATTTTTAAACAATACACTGGCCTTTTCAATTGGAACTCAGCTTGGATTTCAGGCCGCAGCAGATGTAAAGACTCAAGTCTCTATTCAATCAGGATTCGGTTCATATGGTTCTGCAAAGTCTGATATTAAACCAAGCCTTGGTGTAATCTTGTCAGCTCTCTATAGACCTTCTGCCAATACACAGACCTACTTTGCTTATCAGCAAGAAATGAAGAATAACCTCGAAGCAGCGGCCTTTGGTAAAGTCAGTATCTCAACAACAACAGACTATATTCTCGATTTAAATGTTAAGAGTATGATTTACTACGATCCACATATTCTACGTCTTGGATTTGGGCACCAGTTTAGTATGTTTAAATTTTACGGACTGTTAGAATATCAGATGTGGGGATCATATAAGTCTCCAATAGTTCAAGTCATTCAAAGAGGTGGTGGAATTCAACCTAGTAACGACTACGAAAGTTTAAAAACTGAAGACATCTTTGTTCCAAAACTTGGCCTAGCTCTAAATCTAACTGAAGAGTTAGAATTAGACTTCGGTGTCATCTACAGACCAACACCTATTCAAGGTGACTTTTCGGGGGCCGGAAATACTTTGGATACAAATTCAACAATACTGACAACTGCTGGTCTCTACAATATGAACCTATTTGATTTTCCGATCAAACTAGGCGCTTCTTTCCAATATCATATGCTAGAAGAGCTTAATGTTGTAAAGTCTGCAAACTTAGAAAGTGGTGGAGCTGGAAATAAAATCGGCTCACCAGGATATAAGGTTGGCGGAAGCGTAATGGTTGGATCATTAGGTATGAATATTAGTTTTTAG
- the rsmA gene encoding 16S rRNA (adenine(1518)-N(6)/adenine(1519)-N(6))-dimethyltransferase RsmA translates to MTKKLPWADKNLGQHFLRSESIINSITEDFKDEAQAMIEVGPGPGILTEFLAKHDLPFHVIEMDKRFPEYLEQFISKDQITLSDALKVDLPTFFAQKNIADKDIWLVSNLPYNVSVPLLINFIQAPQIKYMTLMFQKEVADKVVNFVGKKKNSMGSLLCLTQNYFEVNVLCQAPPGAFQPPPKVDSTVISFKRKESPLIPIEEFREFEEFLRKIFKFKRKQLGSILKNYYEKEVLEKACEEVGVQRTDRAEAFDLEVIQNLYKVLKK, encoded by the coding sequence GTGACCAAGAAACTTCCCTGGGCAGACAAAAACCTTGGACAACACTTTCTAAGAAGTGAAAGTATAATTAACTCTATCACTGAAGACTTCAAAGACGAGGCCCAAGCAATGATAGAAGTTGGACCAGGTCCTGGTATCCTAACGGAGTTCTTAGCTAAACATGATCTTCCATTTCATGTCATAGAAATGGATAAGAGATTTCCAGAATACTTAGAACAATTTATTTCTAAAGATCAGATAACCCTTAGTGATGCACTAAAGGTGGATCTTCCAACTTTCTTTGCACAAAAAAATATTGCTGATAAAGATATTTGGCTAGTATCAAACCTTCCTTACAACGTCAGCGTTCCACTTCTTATTAATTTCATTCAGGCCCCTCAGATAAAGTATATGACCCTGATGTTTCAAAAAGAAGTTGCCGATAAGGTTGTTAATTTTGTTGGGAAGAAAAAGAATTCAATGGGCTCACTACTTTGTCTGACCCAAAACTACTTTGAAGTAAATGTACTGTGCCAAGCGCCTCCTGGAGCCTTTCAACCTCCACCAAAAGTAGACTCCACAGTGATTAGTTTCAAAAGAAAAGAGTCTCCTCTAATACCAATTGAAGAGTTTAGAGAGTTTGAAGAATTTCTTCGCAAGATATTTAAATTCAAAAGAAAGCAGCTTGGAAGTATCTTAAAGAATTATTATGAAAAAGAAGTCTTAGAAAAAGCATGTGAAGAAGTCGGCGTCCAAAGAACCGACAGAGCTGAAGCTTTTGATTTAGAAGTAATACAGAATCTTTATAAAGTACTAAAAAAATAG
- the tsaD gene encoding tRNA (adenosine(37)-N6)-threonylcarbamoyltransferase complex transferase subunit TsaD encodes MTTKFILGIETSCDDTSIAVLECDFHDLNTPPSVLTQKSFSQEQLLSKWGGVVPEIAARNHLAKLVPLLESTLDSIHLDMKDIDAIGVTTSPGLLGPLLTGLNTAKTLSLIFEKPIIPVNHLFAHLEAIHLTRTTRYPYIGLLVSGGHSLFLLVKSQRDFEILGSTIDDAAGEAFDKGGKILGLGYPAGRIIDDLAKEGDPLKYQFPIGLKSSADCRLSYSGVKTALRLFVEQNPHVVHPGGDIYSQDIKDVCASYQHAIVGALKLKLKYAMKKVNEDHPQKLEVVVGGGVACNSYLRKVLIETYRDVFFVTPKYCTDNGAMVANYASRIYNDAIDFPECLTLDAKGRYISKKDLQEKRNL; translated from the coding sequence ATGACTACAAAGTTTATTTTAGGAATTGAAACCAGTTGTGATGATACATCTATAGCAGTGCTAGAGTGTGATTTTCATGACTTAAACACTCCACCTTCCGTTTTAACGCAGAAATCGTTTTCTCAGGAACAGCTACTCAGTAAATGGGGCGGCGTTGTTCCAGAAATTGCTGCGAGAAATCATTTAGCTAAGCTAGTGCCTCTGCTAGAAAGTACCCTCGACTCTATTCATCTGGACATGAAAGACATAGATGCTATTGGAGTTACGACTTCGCCAGGACTACTAGGACCACTGCTAACAGGTCTGAACACAGCGAAGACACTCTCACTTATATTTGAGAAACCTATAATTCCCGTAAACCACTTATTTGCACACCTAGAGGCCATCCACCTAACGAGAACAACTCGCTATCCATATATTGGACTACTTGTTTCAGGTGGACATTCTCTCTTTCTACTTGTGAAGTCTCAAAGAGATTTTGAAATACTTGGCTCAACAATTGATGATGCCGCGGGTGAAGCATTTGATAAAGGTGGAAAGATACTAGGACTCGGTTACCCTGCCGGTCGAATTATTGATGACCTTGCTAAAGAAGGTGATCCGCTAAAGTATCAATTCCCAATTGGCCTAAAGTCTTCTGCTGACTGCCGCCTAAGTTATTCTGGTGTAAAGACTGCCCTAAGACTTTTTGTGGAGCAAAATCCACACGTCGTTCACCCAGGTGGAGATATTTACTCACAAGATATAAAAGATGTCTGTGCATCTTATCAGCATGCAATTGTTGGAGCTTTGAAACTAAAACTAAAATATGCAATGAAGAAAGTTAATGAAGACCATCCGCAAAAACTAGAAGTCGTTGTCGGTGGTGGTGTTGCTTGCAATAGTTACTTAAGAAAAGTTCTAATTGAAACATATCGTGACGTTTTCTTCGTTACACCTAAGTACTGTACAGATAATGGGGCCATGGTAGCGAACTATGCCTCTAGAATCTACAATGATGCAATTGACTTTCCAGAGTGTCTAACTCTCGATGCTAAAGGAAGATATATCTCTAAAAAAGATCTTCAAGAAAAAAGGAATCTTTAG
- a CDS encoding alpha/beta hydrolase gives MKKLIIYTLALLFSSCSNLFYFPTDYFYADPKTQDIEYSDIDFKSTDDTQLHGWLMTSNKVKKKKGLILYFHGNAQNLTSHWLNLGWLTKKGYDIFIFDYRGYGLSKGQANQQGLNKDSIAALNWAYEKQRDYPKFIVYGQSLGGAVSMRALKDFKHRDEIDLYILDSTFISYQSIAFDKLKNAGVFVVLSPLSYILVSDEYAARDFVSKIEIPTLVIHGQKDPIVPYKFGQEIYQKLSTKKKWWWSVEDGGHTDIFWPKNLKYRSKFVTFLDELD, from the coding sequence ATGAAAAAGCTGATTATTTATACTTTAGCACTGCTATTTTCAAGTTGTTCTAACCTTTTTTACTTTCCCACTGATTACTTTTACGCAGATCCTAAAACTCAAGATATTGAGTATAGTGATATAGACTTTAAATCCACCGATGATACACAGCTTCATGGGTGGTTAATGACTAGCAATAAAGTTAAGAAAAAGAAGGGTTTGATTCTTTATTTTCACGGAAATGCCCAAAATTTAACCTCTCATTGGTTGAACTTAGGCTGGCTGACTAAGAAGGGATACGATATTTTCATCTTTGATTACAGAGGTTATGGACTATCTAAGGGGCAGGCCAATCAGCAGGGGTTGAATAAGGACTCTATCGCTGCTCTCAATTGGGCCTATGAAAAGCAAAGAGATTATCCAAAATTTATTGTTTACGGCCAAAGCCTTGGTGGCGCTGTAAGTATGAGGGCGCTGAAAGATTTTAAACATAGAGATGAGATTGATCTCTATATTTTGGACTCAACTTTTATTTCATACCAGTCTATTGCTTTTGATAAGCTAAAAAATGCAGGTGTCTTTGTTGTTCTAAGTCCACTGTCTTATATTCTTGTTTCTGACGAGTATGCAGCGAGAGACTTTGTCTCGAAAATCGAGATTCCAACGCTAGTGATACATGGTCAGAAGGACCCAATTGTTCCCTATAAATTTGGACAAGAGATTTACCAAAAGTTATCGACTAAAAAGAAGTGGTGGTGGTCAGTAGAGGATGGGGGCCATACTGATATTTTCTGGCCCAAGAATTTGAAGTATCGATCAAAGTTTGTGACTTTCTTAGATGAACTTGATTAG